The nucleotide sequence AATTCGCCAACACCTTACCCGCCCCGTCTGATGGAACTCGATGACTTTCGCCGCCAATGGAAGCAGCCAGCTGCCGCTGATTCCTCGGTCGATTCACTGGATGCCAATACACTGGCTCGGCTACTGGCCCGTGGCTCCAGCAATCCGGTGGGCAAGATGCGCCGCAATGTGTGGCTGGAAATCGGCTTTGTACTCTTCTGCTTGGTTTGGTGCTTGGTGGCTGCATTCACCTCACACGACTCTTTTTACCTGGCTATGGCCGCTTGGTTAGCTGTTATGTCCGTGTTGAGCGGCTTTTATTTTCGGCGAAAACTGACCTTGCTTAACAGCCTTGACGACGCCAGCGGCGCTATGCGTGACACAATAACGCGCCAGTTGATCAGCCTGCGTGGGCTGGTGCAGATCTATTTTCAGGCTACTATGTGGTCGTTGCCGGTGTCGCTGGGAATTGGGTTGGTGTTTCTCAGCGGGCGCATCATACAAAAGCTGGACAGCCAGAAAATGTGGGTGGGCCTGGGAATCCTACTCGCGGTGTATTCGCTGGTAGGCTTGCTGACCTTTCTCTTCACGCGCACCTTCACGCGCTGGTACCTGCAGCGCCTCTACGGCCAGCACCTCGACCGGCTGGAAGCTAGTCTGCGCGAGCTAGAGGAAACCGAGTAACCCCGTTTGGGCGCTGTTTCTGCCGGTTCAGGTAGCTGGAACCCCCGCCTGAGAAAAGAAGAAGCAGCTTCTGTATCGGATTCGTGTAATATTACGGCACCACAAACCTTTCTTCCATGCCTCCCATTCTGCAAGCCATTGACGTGCGCAAGGCCTACGCCGCGCACACCGCCCTCGACGGCGTAAGCCTCGACATCCCGGAGCGCAGTATCTTCGGGCTGCTGGGGCCCAACGGCGCCGGCAAAACCTCGCTCATCCGCATCATCACCCAGATTACGGCCGCTGATTCCGGCGAAATCCGCATCCGGGGCGAGAAGCTCAACCCCAGCCACATCGGCCAGATCGGCTACCTGCCCGAGGAGCGGGGCCTCTACAAGAAGATGAAGGTGGGCGAGCAGCTGCTGTACCTGGCCCGCCTCAAAGGCCTGAGCCGCGCCGATGCCACCCAGCGCATCAAAAGCTGGCTCACGCGCCTGGAACTCAAGCCCTGGGCCGAGAAAAACGTGGAAGACCTCAGCAAGGGCATGCAGCAGAAGGTGCAGTTCATTGCCACGGTGCTGCACGAGCCCGAAATCATCATCCTGGATGAGCCGTTTTCGGGCTTCGACCCCATCAACGCCAACCTCATCAAAGACGAGATTCTGGCTCTGCGTGAGAAAGGCGCCACCATCATCTTCAGTACCCACCGCATGGAATCGGTGGAGGAGCTCTGCGACAGTATTGCCCTCATCAACCGCTCGCGCAAGGTGCTCGACGGCTCGGTGCAGGACATTAAGAACACGTTCCGCACCCAGACCTACGCGGTGGAAGGCCGTGGCCGGCTCATGGTCACGCACCCCGATTTTGAAGTGCTGGAGCACAAGGAGCGCGAAAACGGCCACTTCTACGACGTCATCCGGCTGCACGCCGGCACCACGCCCAACGACCTGCTGCGCTACCTCATCGGCAGCGTGGAGGTGCACGCCTTCCGGGAGCTGATTCCGAGCATCAACGACATTTTCATCCGGCGCGTGAAGGAAACCATGCCCGAAACACTGATGGAAGAAGCTGTTCTGGCATCCTGAGCCCGAGGTCATATCCAACTTCTCCCCAAGAATCTCCCCAAGACCGAAACTCATCATGGATAAAATATTCCTCGTTTTTCAGCGCGAATACCTGTCGCGGGTGCGCAAGAAAAGCTTCATTATCATGTCGCTGATTGGGCCGCTGCTGACGGTGGCGCTGTTTGCGGTGCCCGTGTTCATTGCCAAGATGTCGGACAGCGGCAAGACGGTGGTGGTGGCCGATACCGGCAACCTGTTTGCCGGGAAGCTGCCCGAGGCCAAGGACGACATCCAGTTTGTGGCGACCACGCCCGACCTGGCTCAGGCCAAAGCCGAGTTCAAGAAAAGCAAGCACGACGCCCTGCTCTACATTCCGAAGCAGGACCTGGCCAACCCCGGCGGCTTCCAGGTGTTTTCGCGCAAGGGCCTGGGCGTGTCGCTGGAGCGCGATATCAACCGCGCAGTGTCGCTGCAGATTGAAAACCAGCGCCTCACGGCCTCCGGCATCGACCGCGCCACGCTTGACAAACTCAAGGCCGACGTGAGCTTGGAAACGGTGAGCTTGAGCGACGACGGCGAGAAAAGCTCCAGCACCGGCGTCAGCACGGGCGTGGCCTACGCCTGTGGCTTCCTGATTTACATATTCATCTTCATGTACGGCGTGCAGATTATGCGCGGCGTAATGGAAGAGAAAACCAGCCGCATCGTGGAAGTGGTGATTTCCTCGGTGAAGCCTTTTCAGTTGATGATGGGCAAGGTGCTAGGCATTGCGGCCGTAGGCTTCACGCAACTGGCGCTGTGGGTGCTGCTTTCCGTGGGCATTAGTTCCGTAATGGCGCGCTCCGTGAGCCCCGAGAAGATGGTGGAAGACCGGGTGAGCCGTACTACGGCCATGGCTTCGGGTTCGACCACGGCCACGGTCAGCACCGATACGCC is from Hymenobacter yonginensis and encodes:
- a CDS encoding ABC transporter ATP-binding protein, which codes for MPPILQAIDVRKAYAAHTALDGVSLDIPERSIFGLLGPNGAGKTSLIRIITQITAADSGEIRIRGEKLNPSHIGQIGYLPEERGLYKKMKVGEQLLYLARLKGLSRADATQRIKSWLTRLELKPWAEKNVEDLSKGMQQKVQFIATVLHEPEIIILDEPFSGFDPINANLIKDEILALREKGATIIFSTHRMESVEELCDSIALINRSRKVLDGSVQDIKNTFRTQTYAVEGRGRLMVTHPDFEVLEHKERENGHFYDVIRLHAGTTPNDLLRYLIGSVEVHAFRELIPSINDIFIRRVKETMPETLMEEAVLAS
- a CDS encoding ABC transporter permease, producing the protein MDKIFLVFQREYLSRVRKKSFIIMSLIGPLLTVALFAVPVFIAKMSDSGKTVVVADTGNLFAGKLPEAKDDIQFVATTPDLAQAKAEFKKSKHDALLYIPKQDLANPGGFQVFSRKGLGVSLERDINRAVSLQIENQRLTASGIDRATLDKLKADVSLETVSLSDDGEKSSSTGVSTGVAYACGFLIYIFIFMYGVQIMRGVMEEKTSRIVEVVISSVKPFQLMMGKVLGIAAVGFTQLALWVLLSVGISSVMARSVSPEKMVEDRVSRTTAMASGSTTATVSTDTPQEKAAKKDTNVAAKMTAALRAADLNVPLIVGCFLFYFLGGYLFYGALFGAIGAAVDNDTDTQQFMLPVTMPLVLTFVVSQAILTTNPNGSVAVWMSMIPLTSPIAMVMRLPFGGVPAWQLATSMVLLVLGFIFTTWLAGRIYRVGILMYGKKVNYRELSKWMFYKG